The following coding sequences lie in one Arachis hypogaea cultivar Tifrunner chromosome 4, arahy.Tifrunner.gnm2.J5K5, whole genome shotgun sequence genomic window:
- the LOC112794919 gene encoding uncharacterized protein: MAGLCEVPSCYMGDFNEIMHVEERQGTDVLPRSAEEFRSWVQGMHLVDLPLTDHKFTWFRGRSCSRIDRALVSMEWLEEFPETRICSGPRDLSDRCPVILEHARQRVGPKPFRSLDSWFIHEGFLSFVKEEWRGLGEMQFIDKLKALTILLGNWNKTNFGDMDKKITRFEEEIKKIDDLVSNGVYDGTMEARRKALVTCCERWYIRKEVHWKQMSRSRQAKEMDKNTRYFHNLASARRRNNRIDTLLINGRLVRNQARIKIPIKDYYKELYH, from the coding sequence ATGGCTGGGTTATGTGAGGTTCCTAGTTGCTACATGGGAGATTTTAATGAAATAATGCATGTGGAAGAAAGGCAAGGTACTGATGTTCTACCTAGATCGGCAGAAGAGTTCAGGAGTTGGGTACAGGGTATGCATCTAGTGGATCTACCGCTAACAGATCACAAGTTCACATGGTTTAGGGGACGCTCGTGCAGTCGGATAGATAGAGCTCTGGTTAGCATGGAGTGGTTGGAAGAGTTTCCTGAGACTAGGATATGCAGTGGACCAAGGGATTTATCAGATCGCTGTCCAGTGATCTTGGAGCACGCGAGGCAGAGGGTAGGGCCAAAGCCATTCCGAAGCCTAGATTCATGGTTTATACATGAGGGTTTCCTTAGCTTTGTGAAGGAGGAGTGGAGAGGATTGGGGGAGATGCAGTTCATAGATAAATTAAAGGCGCTGACGATTCTGCTAGGGAATTGGAATAAGACTAACTTTGGGGATATGGATAAAAAGATTACGAGATTTGAGGAAGAAATTAAGAAGATTGATGACCTGGTAAGCAATGGAGTGTATGATGGAACGATGGAGGCTAGAAGAAAGGCGCTGGTTACCTGCTGTGAGAGGTGGTATATCAGGAAAGAAGTCCATTGGAAACAGATGTCCCGGTCTCGGCAAGCAAAAGAGATGGACAAAAATACAAGATACTTCCACAACTTGGCGTCAGCAAGACGGCGAAATAACAGGATCGATACACTGTTAATCAACGGCAGGCTGGTAAGGAACCAAGCTAGAATAAAGATTCCTATTAAGGATTACTACAAGGAGTTATATCACTAG